One segment of Streptomyces roseifaciens DNA contains the following:
- a CDS encoding ABC transporter permease gives MSDVISTGNGTFAPRPGAAPLSRMIRAQAALETRMLLRNGEQLLLTVVIPTLLLVLFSAVDIVDTGEGKAVDFLAPGVLALAVMSTAFTGQAIATGFERRYGVLKRLGASPLPRWALMTAKTCSVLVTEVLQIALLTVIAFALGWSPQGNPFAVLLLLVLGTAAFSGLGLLMAGTLKAEVTLAAANLVFLLLLVGGGVIVPMEKFPGGVRAALELLPISALSDGLRDVLQHGAGMPWRDLGILAVWAVLGLGAAAKLFRWE, from the coding sequence ATGAGTGATGTGATCTCGACGGGCAACGGGACGTTCGCCCCGCGGCCCGGCGCCGCGCCCCTCTCCCGGATGATCCGCGCGCAGGCAGCGCTGGAGACGCGCATGCTGCTGCGCAACGGCGAGCAGCTCCTGCTGACCGTCGTCATCCCCACACTGCTGCTCGTCCTCTTCAGCGCCGTCGACATCGTGGACACGGGCGAGGGCAAGGCCGTCGACTTCCTGGCCCCGGGCGTGCTGGCGCTGGCCGTGATGTCCACGGCGTTCACCGGCCAGGCCATCGCCACCGGCTTCGAGCGCCGCTACGGCGTGCTCAAGCGGCTCGGCGCCTCGCCGCTGCCGCGCTGGGCGCTGATGACGGCGAAGACCTGCTCGGTGCTGGTCACCGAGGTGCTGCAGATCGCGCTGCTGACGGTGATCGCCTTCGCACTGGGCTGGTCGCCGCAGGGCAACCCCTTCGCGGTCCTGCTGCTGCTCGTCCTGGGCACGGCGGCCTTCTCCGGGCTCGGGCTGCTGATGGCCGGCACGCTCAAGGCCGAGGTGACGCTGGCCGCGGCGAACCTGGTCTTCCTCCTGCTGCTGGTGGGCGGCGGGGTGATCGTGCCGATGGAGAAGTTCCCCGGCGGGGTGCGGGCGGCGCTGGAGCTGCTGCCGATCTCGGCGCTCTCGGACGGCCTGCGGGACGTCCTGCAGCACGGCGCGGGCATGCCGTGGCGCGACCTCGGCATCCTCGCCGTGTGGGCGGTGCTGGGCCTCGGAGCAGCGGCGAAGCTCTTCCGCTGGGAGTGA
- a CDS encoding agmatine deiminase family protein translates to MSAESQPHLRTFMGWPPAGSVWGRYTAAVRGDVAAIARTIAEYEPVVLLAAPEDAAAARKACGGGVEVMPVPVDDLWLRDSGPVFVTGPDGAAAGVDFGFSGWGGKQEHARDGLVARRVLEAFGVPRVEAPIVAEGGSLETDGEGTLLVTESSLVNDNRNPGRSRDDIEKALVELLGARKVIWLEGVRGEDITDCHVDALARFTAPGTVLLSSPPPGARPDVWTRVYEQARATLEAATDAHGRRLEIVDLPEPDPAELGRRGEDFLGCYANYYVANGAVLVPRFGDPRADDHAASLLRDLHPGRTVRQVGIHDLAEGGGGIHCATQQQPAA, encoded by the coding sequence ATGTCCGCCGAGTCACAGCCCCACCTGCGCACCTTCATGGGCTGGCCGCCGGCCGGTTCCGTCTGGGGCCGGTACACCGCCGCGGTGCGCGGGGACGTCGCCGCGATCGCCCGGACGATCGCGGAGTACGAGCCCGTGGTGCTGCTCGCGGCCCCCGAGGACGCCGCGGCGGCGCGGAAGGCGTGCGGCGGGGGCGTCGAGGTCATGCCCGTGCCCGTCGACGACCTCTGGCTGCGCGACTCCGGCCCCGTCTTCGTCACCGGCCCCGACGGGGCGGCCGCGGGCGTCGACTTCGGCTTCAGCGGCTGGGGCGGCAAGCAGGAGCACGCCCGGGACGGCCTGGTCGCGCGCCGGGTGCTGGAGGCCTTCGGGGTGCCGCGCGTCGAGGCGCCGATCGTCGCCGAGGGCGGCTCGCTGGAGACCGACGGCGAGGGCACGCTGCTGGTCACCGAGAGCTCACTGGTGAACGACAACCGCAACCCGGGCCGCTCGCGCGACGACATCGAAAAGGCCCTCGTGGAGCTGCTCGGCGCCCGCAAGGTGATCTGGCTGGAGGGCGTGCGCGGCGAGGACATCACCGACTGCCACGTCGACGCCCTCGCCCGCTTCACCGCCCCCGGCACGGTCCTGCTGAGCAGCCCGCCGCCCGGGGCGCGGCCGGACGTCTGGACGCGCGTGTACGAGCAGGCGCGCGCCACCCTGGAGGCGGCCACCGACGCCCACGGCCGCCGTCTGGAGATCGTGGACCTCCCCGAGCCGGACCCGGCGGAGCTGGGCAGGCGCGGCGAGGACTTCCTCGGCTGCTACGCCAACTACTACGTGGCGAACGGCGCCGTGCTCGTCCCCCGCTTCGGCGACCCCCGCGCCGACGACCACGCGGCGTCCCTCCTGCGCGACCTCCACCCCGGCCGCACCGTCCGCCAGGTCGGGATCCACGACCTGGCGGAGGGCGGCGGCGGCATCCACTGCGCCACACAGCAGCAGCCCGCCGCCTGA
- a CDS encoding ArsR family transcriptional regulator, with amino-acid sequence MKYAREVPQDPAASPGGPVAAGPQQAAPAPARADERGHDEQRGTRNRVARSILDHGPSTAADLAVRLELTQAAVRRHLDTLVAEGVVEPREKRVYGARGRGRPAKAFALTDCGRDAFDQAYDKLAGDALRWIAQAAGGGEMGEAAVAAFARARMAAQAEGYRKALEAAAPESRTEALARALTADGYAATARSAPVGEQLCQHHCPVAHVAEQFPQLCEAETEVFSRLLGTHVQRLATIAHGDGVCTTFIPKSKTKTTTASASTAGRNPA; translated from the coding sequence GTGAAATACGCGCGCGAGGTCCCGCAGGACCCCGCGGCCAGTCCGGGAGGACCCGTGGCCGCCGGGCCGCAGCAGGCTGCACCTGCGCCCGCCCGCGCCGACGAGCGCGGTCACGACGAGCAGCGCGGCACCCGCAATCGCGTCGCCCGCTCCATCCTCGACCACGGTCCGTCCACCGCGGCCGACCTGGCCGTGCGCCTGGAGCTCACCCAGGCGGCCGTCCGCCGCCACCTCGACACCCTCGTCGCCGAGGGCGTCGTCGAGCCCCGCGAGAAGCGGGTCTACGGCGCGCGCGGCCGCGGCCGCCCCGCCAAGGCCTTCGCCCTGACCGACTGCGGCCGGGACGCCTTCGACCAGGCCTACGACAAGCTCGCCGGGGACGCCCTGCGCTGGATCGCGCAGGCCGCCGGCGGCGGGGAGATGGGCGAGGCCGCCGTCGCCGCCTTCGCCCGGGCCCGCATGGCCGCCCAGGCCGAGGGCTACCGCAAGGCGCTCGAGGCCGCCGCACCCGAGTCGCGCACCGAGGCCCTTGCCAGGGCATTGACCGCGGACGGGTACGCTGCTACGGCGCGTAGCGCGCCGGTCGGCGAACAGCTTTGCCAGCACCACTGCCCGGTCGCCCATGTCGCCGAGCAGTTCCCGCAGCTGTGCGAGGCGGAGACCGAGGTCTTCTCCCGCCTGCTCGGGACTCATGTGCAGCGTCTTGCCACCATCGCCCACGGCGACGGGGTGTGCACGACGTTCATCCCGAAGAGCAAGACCAAGACCACCACAGCATCCGCCAGCACGGCCGGGAGGAACCCCGCATGA
- a CDS encoding TetR/AcrR family transcriptional regulator — translation MARRYDPERRDRIIDAAIRVVAERGIDALGHRAVAAAADVPLGSTTYHFATLDDLLVEALRRTAREWLDGLAAWERAVDPGLPLAEELGRLVGESLTGDRRRLELEYELYLAALRRPAVRPIAAECVDEMVTVLRRRTADEATARALVALIDGMLLQHLLTGRSFDRDEAVRALAAVTGGSAP, via the coding sequence ATGGCCCGCCGCTACGACCCCGAGCGCCGCGACCGCATCATCGACGCCGCCATCCGCGTCGTCGCCGAGCGCGGCATCGACGCCCTCGGCCACCGGGCCGTGGCCGCCGCCGCCGACGTGCCGCTCGGCTCCACCACGTACCACTTCGCCACCCTGGACGACCTGCTCGTGGAGGCGCTGCGGCGCACCGCACGGGAGTGGCTCGACGGCCTCGCCGCCTGGGAGCGGGCCGTCGACCCCGGCCTGCCCCTCGCCGAGGAGCTGGGCCGGCTCGTCGGCGAGTCGCTCACCGGGGACCGCAGGCGCCTGGAGCTGGAGTACGAGCTCTACCTCGCCGCGCTGCGCCGCCCGGCCGTGCGGCCCATCGCCGCGGAGTGCGTGGACGAGATGGTCACCGTCCTGCGCCGCCGCACCGCCGACGAGGCGACCGCCCGCGCGCTCGTCGCGCTGATCGACGGCATGCTCCTGCAGCACCTGCTCACCGGGCGGTCCTTCGACCGGGACGAGGCGGTCCGGGCGCTGGCCGCCGTGACGGGCGGGTCGGCCCCGTGA
- the sufD gene encoding Fe-S cluster assembly protein SufD, whose translation MADNTPAGSTTDGAIQVGGPRQPIDARVSAPASYDVADFPVPHGREEEWRFTPLERLRGLHDGTAVANGGGVKVEVSAPAGVTVETVGRDDARLGRSGKPVDRVAAQAYTSFEKASVVSIPKDTVLTEPVTISVHGEGGVAFGHQVIDVGAFAEAVVVLDHTGDTTLAANVEFLVGDGAKLTVVSVQDWDATAVHAAQHTALVGRDASFKSVIVTFGGDLVRLHPRVVYGAPGGEAELYGLYFTDKGQHQEHRLFVDHDTPHCRSNVAYKGALQGQDAHAVWIGDVLIRAEAEGTDTYELNRNLVLTDGARVDSVPNLEIETGEIVGAGHASATGRFDDEQLFYLMARGIPADEARRLVVRGFFAELVQQIGIPELEERLIAKIEAELEASVA comes from the coding sequence ATGGCTGACAACACCCCCGCCGGCAGCACGACCGACGGCGCCATCCAGGTGGGCGGGCCCCGCCAGCCCATCGACGCGCGCGTGAGCGCCCCCGCCTCGTACGACGTGGCGGACTTCCCCGTGCCGCACGGCCGCGAGGAGGAGTGGCGCTTCACCCCGCTGGAGCGCCTGCGCGGTCTGCACGACGGCACCGCCGTTGCGAACGGCGGCGGCGTCAAGGTCGAGGTCAGCGCCCCCGCGGGCGTCACCGTCGAGACCGTCGGCCGTGACGACGCCCGCCTCGGCCGCTCCGGCAAGCCGGTCGACCGCGTCGCCGCCCAGGCCTACACCTCCTTCGAGAAGGCCTCGGTCGTCTCGATCCCCAAGGACACCGTGCTCACCGAGCCCGTCACGATCTCCGTGCACGGCGAGGGCGGCGTGGCCTTCGGCCACCAGGTGATCGATGTCGGCGCCTTCGCCGAGGCCGTCGTCGTCCTCGACCACACCGGTGACACCACGCTCGCCGCCAACGTCGAGTTCCTCGTCGGCGACGGCGCCAAGCTCACCGTCGTCTCCGTCCAGGACTGGGACGCCACCGCGGTGCACGCCGCCCAGCACACCGCGCTGGTCGGCCGCGACGCCTCCTTCAAGTCCGTGATCGTCACCTTCGGCGGCGACCTGGTCCGCCTCCACCCCCGGGTCGTCTACGGCGCCCCCGGCGGCGAGGCCGAGCTCTACGGTCTGTACTTCACGGACAAGGGCCAGCACCAGGAGCACCGCCTCTTCGTCGACCACGACACCCCGCACTGCCGCAGCAACGTCGCCTACAAGGGGGCGCTGCAGGGCCAGGACGCCCACGCCGTCTGGATCGGCGACGTCCTCATCCGCGCGGAGGCCGAGGGCACCGACACCTACGAGCTCAACCGCAACCTCGTCCTCACCGACGGCGCCCGCGTCGACTCCGTGCCCAACCTGGAGATCGAGACCGGCGAGATCGTCGGCGCCGGCCACGCCTCGGCGACCGGCCGCTTCGACGACGAGCAGCTGTTCTACCTGATGGCCCGCGGCATCCCGGCCGACGAGGCCCGCCGTCTGGTGGTCCGCGGCTTCTTCGCCGAGCTGGTCCAGCAGATCGGCATCCCGGAGCTCGAGGAGCGCCTCATCGCCAAGATCGAGGCCGAGCTGGAGGCGTCGGTGGCATGA
- a CDS encoding DMT family transporter: MMYVTLAGAILAEIMATTAMKFSDGFSKLWPSVGTVAGYLVAFALLAQTLKTMNVGTAYAIWSGAGTAVVAAIGMLFLGEAVNAARIGGVLLVIAGVVVLNLGGASH, translated from the coding sequence ATGATGTACGTGACGCTCGCCGGAGCGATCCTCGCCGAGATCATGGCCACCACCGCCATGAAGTTCAGCGACGGCTTCAGCAAGCTGTGGCCCTCGGTGGGCACGGTGGCGGGGTACCTCGTGGCCTTCGCCCTGCTCGCGCAGACGCTCAAGACCATGAACGTCGGAACGGCCTACGCCATCTGGTCCGGCGCCGGCACCGCCGTCGTGGCCGCCATCGGCATGCTCTTCCTCGGCGAAGCCGTCAACGCGGCGCGGATCGGCGGCGTCCTGCTGGTGATCGCCGGTGTCGTCGTCCTCAACCTGGGCGGGGCGTCCCACTGA
- a CDS encoding ABC transporter ATP-binding protein, which translates to MRSVFPGDTPEAPGPPAVEVRGLVKRYGQKAAVDGLDLSVARGGLTAVLGPNGAGKTTTIETCEGYRRPDAGTVRVLGLDPVADSAALRPRVGVMLQSGGVYAGARAEEMLRHVASLHAHPLDVPSLIDRLGLGGCGRTAYRRLSGGQQQRLALAMAVVGRPELVFLDEPTAGLDPQARHATWDLVRELRADGVTIVLTTHYMDEAEALADDVAIIDSGRVIAQGSPEQLCRGGAENTLRFSGRPGLDLGSLLKALPADSTAAELTPGTYRVGGRIDPQLLATVTTWCAQNGVMPDRIAVERHTLEDVFLELTGKELRA; encoded by the coding sequence ATGCGCAGCGTCTTCCCGGGGGACACCCCCGAGGCCCCCGGCCCGCCCGCGGTCGAGGTCCGCGGGCTGGTGAAGCGGTACGGACAGAAGGCCGCGGTGGACGGACTCGACCTGTCCGTCGCCCGCGGCGGCCTCACCGCCGTCCTCGGCCCCAACGGGGCCGGCAAGACCACCACGATCGAGACCTGCGAGGGCTACCGCCGCCCCGACGCAGGCACCGTCCGCGTCCTCGGGCTCGACCCCGTCGCCGACTCCGCGGCCCTGCGGCCCCGCGTCGGCGTGATGCTGCAGAGCGGAGGGGTGTACGCGGGGGCGCGTGCGGAGGAGATGCTGCGCCACGTCGCCTCCCTGCACGCCCACCCCCTCGACGTCCCGTCCCTCATAGACCGGCTGGGCCTGGGCGGCTGCGGCAGGACGGCCTACCGGCGGCTGTCCGGCGGCCAGCAGCAGCGCCTCGCGCTCGCCATGGCCGTCGTCGGCCGCCCCGAGCTGGTCTTCCTCGACGAGCCGACGGCCGGCCTCGACCCGCAGGCCCGGCACGCCACCTGGGACCTGGTGCGCGAGCTGCGCGCCGACGGCGTCACCATCGTCCTCACCACGCACTACATGGACGAGGCCGAGGCCCTGGCCGACGACGTCGCCATCATCGACAGCGGCAGGGTCATCGCCCAGGGCAGCCCCGAGCAGCTGTGCCGGGGCGGCGCGGAGAACACCCTGCGCTTCAGCGGCCGGCCCGGACTGGACCTCGGCTCGCTCCTGAAGGCCCTGCCCGCCGACTCGACGGCGGCGGAGCTCACCCCGGGCACGTACCGCGTCGGCGGCCGCATCGACCCGCAGCTGCTCGCCACGGTGACCACGTGGTGTGCGCAGAACGGCGTCATGCCGGACCGCATCGCGGTCGAGCGGCACACGCTTGAGGACGTTTTTCTGGAGCTGACCGGCAAGGAGCTGCGGGCATGA
- a CDS encoding non-heme iron oxygenase ferredoxin subunit, whose amino-acid sequence MSETPYIRAAALSDLEEDTPKRVEIDGVPVSLVRTEGEVFAINDICSHANVSLSEGEVEDCAIECWLHGSSFDLRTGKPSGLPATRPVPVYPVKIEGDDVLVSVTQES is encoded by the coding sequence ATGAGCGAGACCCCGTACATCCGCGCGGCCGCGCTGAGCGACCTGGAGGAGGACACTCCCAAGCGGGTCGAGATCGACGGCGTCCCCGTCTCCCTCGTCCGCACGGAGGGAGAGGTCTTCGCCATCAACGACATCTGCTCGCACGCGAACGTCTCGCTCTCCGAGGGCGAGGTGGAGGACTGCGCCATCGAGTGCTGGCTGCACGGCTCCAGCTTCGACCTGCGCACGGGCAAGCCCTCGGGCCTGCCCGCCACGCGCCCCGTCCCCGTATACCCCGTCAAGATCGAAGGGGACGACGTGCTCGTCTCCGTCACCCAGGAGTCCTGA
- the sufU gene encoding Fe-S cluster assembly sulfur transfer protein SufU, translating into MKLDSMYQDVILDHYKHPHGRGLRDGDAEVHHVNPTCGDEITLRVRMAGDTIEDVSYEGQGCSISQASASVLNELLVGKELEQAQKIQETFLELMQSKGRIEPDDAMEEVLEDAVAFAGVSKYPARVKCALLSWMAWKDATAQAMGESAERKTA; encoded by the coding sequence GTGAAGCTTGATTCGATGTACCAGGACGTCATCCTGGACCACTACAAGCACCCGCACGGCCGGGGCTTGCGGGATGGCGACGCCGAGGTGCACCACGTCAACCCGACCTGCGGCGACGAGATCACGCTGCGGGTGCGCATGGCCGGCGACACCATCGAGGACGTCTCGTACGAGGGCCAGGGCTGCTCCATCAGCCAGGCCAGCGCCTCCGTGCTCAACGAGCTGCTGGTCGGCAAGGAGCTGGAGCAGGCGCAGAAGATCCAGGAGACCTTCCTGGAGCTGATGCAGTCCAAGGGCCGCATCGAGCCGGACGACGCGATGGAGGAGGTGCTGGAGGACGCGGTCGCGTTCGCCGGCGTCTCCAAGTATCCGGCGCGCGTGAAGTGTGCTCTGCTGAGCTGGATGGCGTGGAAGGACGCGACCGCCCAGGCAATGGGTGAGAGCGCTGAAAGGAAGACCGCATGA
- a CDS encoding metal-sulfur cluster assembly factor: MSDNAEVTTKPATEEEVREALYDVVDPELGIDVVNLGLIYGIHIDDANIATLDMTLTSAACPLTDVIEDQAKSATEGIVNELRINWVWMPPWGPDKITDEGREQLRALGFNV, encoded by the coding sequence ATGAGTGACAACGCAGAGGTGACCACCAAGCCGGCCACGGAGGAAGAGGTCCGCGAGGCCCTCTACGACGTGGTCGACCCCGAGCTGGGCATCGACGTCGTCAACCTCGGCCTGATCTACGGCATCCACATCGACGACGCCAACATCGCCACCCTCGACATGACCCTGACGTCCGCGGCCTGCCCGCTGACCGACGTCATCGAGGACCAGGCGAAGTCGGCCACCGAGGGCATCGTCAACGAGCTCCGGATCAACTGGGTCTGGATGCCGCCGTGGGGCCCGGACAAGATCACGGACGAGGGCCGCGAGCAGCTCCGGGCGCTCGGCTTCAACGTCTGA
- a CDS encoding cysteine desulfurase, with protein sequence MTILPGLLDTEAIRKDFPILDRTVHDGKKIVYLDSAATSQKPRQVLDALNAYYERHNANVHRGVYTIAEEATALYEGARDKVAAFINAPSRDEVIFTKNASESLNLVANMLGWADEPYRVDHDTEIVITEMEHHSNIVPWQLLSQRTGAKLKWFGLTDDGRLDLSNIDEIITEKTKVVSFVLVSNIMGTVNPVETIVRRAQEVGALVVIDASQAAPHMVLDVQALQADFVAFTGHKMCGPTGIGVLWGRQELLEDLPPFLGGGEMIETVSMHSSTYAPAPHKFEAGTPPIAQAVGLGAAVDYLSAIGMENIARHEHAITQYAVRRLQEVPDLRIIGPTTAEDRGATISFTLGDIHPHDVGQVLDEQGIAVRVGHHCARPVCLRYGIPATTRASFYLYSTPGEVDALIEGLEHVRNFFG encoded by the coding sequence GTGACCATACTGCCGGGCCTCCTCGACACCGAGGCGATTCGCAAGGACTTCCCCATCCTGGACCGCACGGTCCACGACGGTAAGAAGATCGTCTACCTGGACTCCGCGGCCACTTCCCAGAAGCCGCGCCAGGTGCTCGACGCGCTCAACGCGTACTACGAGCGGCACAACGCCAACGTCCACCGCGGCGTCTACACCATCGCCGAGGAGGCCACGGCACTGTACGAGGGCGCCCGCGACAAGGTCGCCGCCTTCATCAACGCCCCCAGCCGCGACGAGGTCATCTTCACCAAGAACGCCTCCGAGTCGCTCAACCTCGTGGCCAACATGCTCGGCTGGGCCGACGAGCCCTACCGCGTCGACCACGACACCGAGATCGTCATCACCGAGATGGAGCACCACTCCAACATCGTCCCGTGGCAGCTGCTCTCGCAGCGCACCGGCGCGAAGCTGAAGTGGTTCGGCCTCACCGACGACGGCCGCCTGGACCTGTCCAACATCGACGAGATCATCACCGAGAAGACCAAGGTCGTCTCCTTCGTGCTGGTCTCCAACATCATGGGCACCGTCAACCCCGTCGAGACCATCGTCCGCCGCGCCCAGGAAGTCGGTGCGCTCGTCGTCATCGACGCCTCCCAGGCCGCCCCGCACATGGTCCTCGACGTCCAGGCCCTCCAGGCCGACTTCGTGGCCTTCACCGGCCACAAGATGTGCGGCCCGACCGGCATCGGCGTCCTGTGGGGCCGCCAGGAGCTGCTGGAGGACCTCCCGCCGTTCCTCGGCGGCGGCGAGATGATCGAGACCGTCTCGATGCACTCCTCCACCTACGCCCCCGCCCCGCACAAGTTCGAGGCCGGTACGCCCCCGATCGCCCAGGCCGTCGGCCTCGGCGCCGCGGTGGACTACCTGTCGGCGATCGGCATGGAGAACATCGCCCGGCACGAGCACGCCATCACGCAGTACGCCGTGCGCCGCCTCCAGGAGGTGCCGGACCTGCGCATCATCGGCCCCACCACGGCCGAGGACCGCGGCGCCACGATCTCCTTCACCCTCGGCGACATTCACCCGCACGACGTGGGCCAGGTCCTCGACGAGCAGGGCATCGCCGTACGCGTCGGCCACCACTGCGCGCGGCCCGTCTGCCTCCGGTACGGAATTCCTGCGACCACGCGGGCGTCGTTCTACCTGTACTCCACCCCCGGCGAGGTCGACGCCTTGATCGAGGGTCTGGAGCACGTCCGGAACTTCTTCGGCTGA
- the sufB gene encoding Fe-S cluster assembly protein SufB: MTLPTETAHPELEGLGTYEYGWADSDVAGAAAKRGLSEAVVRDISAKKSEPEWMLKLRLKGLKLFDKKPMPTWGSDLSGIDFDNIKYFVRSTEKQAATWEDLPEDIKNTYDKLGIPEAEKQRLVAGVAAQYESEVVYHQIREDLEEQGVIFLDTDTALKEHPELFQEYFGTVIPVGDNKFASLNSAVWSGGSFIYVPKGVHVDIPLQAYFRINTENMGQFERTLIIVDEDAYVHYVEGCTAPIYSSDSLHSAVVEIIVKKGGRCRYTTIQNWSNNVYNLVTKRAVAYEGATMEWVDGNIGSKVTMKYPAVYLMGEHAKGETLSIAFSGQGQHQDAGAKMVHMAPNTSSNIVSKSVARGGGRTSYRGLIEIGEGAHGSKSNVLCDALLVDTISRSDTYPYVDVREDDVSMGHEATVSKVSDDQLFYLMSRGLSEDEAMAMIVRGFVEPIARELPMEYALELNRLIELQMEGSVG, encoded by the coding sequence ATGACTCTCCCCACGGAGACTGCCCACCCTGAGCTCGAAGGCCTGGGCACGTACGAATACGGCTGGGCCGACTCCGACGTGGCCGGTGCCGCAGCCAAGCGCGGCCTCTCCGAGGCGGTCGTCCGCGACATCTCGGCCAAGAAGTCCGAGCCGGAGTGGATGCTCAAGCTGCGGCTGAAGGGCCTGAAGCTCTTCGACAAGAAGCCCATGCCGACCTGGGGCTCCGACCTCTCGGGCATCGACTTCGACAACATCAAGTACTTCGTGCGCTCCACGGAGAAGCAGGCCGCCACCTGGGAGGACCTGCCCGAGGACATCAAGAACACCTACGACAAGCTGGGTATCCCGGAGGCGGAGAAGCAGCGCCTGGTCGCCGGTGTCGCCGCGCAGTACGAGTCGGAGGTCGTCTACCACCAGATCCGTGAGGACCTGGAGGAGCAGGGTGTCATCTTCCTGGACACGGACACGGCGCTGAAGGAGCACCCGGAGCTCTTCCAGGAGTACTTCGGTACGGTCATCCCGGTCGGTGACAACAAGTTCGCGTCGCTGAACTCGGCCGTGTGGTCCGGTGGCTCCTTCATCTATGTCCCGAAGGGTGTCCATGTCGACATCCCGCTGCAGGCCTACTTCCGTATCAACACGGAGAACATGGGTCAGTTCGAGCGGACGCTGATCATCGTCGACGAGGACGCCTACGTCCACTACGTCGAGGGCTGCACGGCTCCGATCTACTCCTCGGACTCGCTGCACAGTGCCGTCGTGGAGATCATCGTCAAGAAGGGCGGCCGCTGCCGCTACACGACGATCCAGAACTGGTCGAACAACGTCTACAACCTGGTCACCAAGCGTGCCGTGGCCTACGAGGGCGCGACCATGGAGTGGGTCGACGGCAACATCGGCTCCAAGGTGACGATGAAGTACCCGGCCGTGTACCTGATGGGTGAGCACGCCAAGGGCGAGACGCTGTCCATCGCGTTCTCCGGTCAGGGTCAGCACCAGGACGCCGGCGCGAAGATGGTCCACATGGCGCCGAACACCTCCTCGAACATCGTCTCGAAGTCGGTGGCGCGGGGCGGTGGCCGTACTTCCTACCGTGGTCTGATCGAGATCGGCGAGGGCGCCCACGGCTCCAAGTCGAACGTGCTCTGCGATGCCCTGCTCGTGGACACCATCTCCCGCTCGGACACCTACCCCTACGTCGACGTCCGCGAGGACGACGTCTCCATGGGCCACGAGGCGACCGTCTCCAAGGTCAGCGACGACCAGCTCTTCTACCTGATGAGCCGTGGTCTGTCCGAGGACGAGGCGATGGCGATGATCGTGCGCGGCTTCGTCGAGCCGATCGCCCGGGAGCTGCCCATGGAGTACGCGCTGGAGCTCAACCGGCTGATCGAGCTGCAGATGGAAGGCTCCGTCGGCTGA
- the sufC gene encoding Fe-S cluster assembly ATPase SufC: MATLEIHDLHVSVEAENGPREILKGVDLTVKQGETHAIMGPNGSGKSTLAYSLAGHPKYTITGGTVTLDGEDVLEMSVDERARAGVFLAMQYPVEVPGVSVSNFLRTSATAIRGEAPKLRTWVKEVKGAMERLNMDPAFAERNVNEGFSGGEKKRHEILQLELLKPKIAILDETDSGLDVDALRQVSEGVNRVRETGEVGTLLITHYTRILRYIKPDFVHVFSGGRIVESGGAELADKLEAEGYEAYQTKGGVSA; this comes from the coding sequence ATGGCAACGCTTGAGATCCACGACCTGCACGTCTCCGTCGAAGCCGAGAACGGCCCGCGCGAGATCCTCAAGGGCGTCGACCTGACCGTGAAGCAGGGCGAGACCCACGCCATCATGGGCCCCAACGGCTCCGGCAAGTCGACCCTGGCGTACTCCCTCGCGGGTCACCCCAAGTACACGATCACCGGCGGCACCGTCACCCTCGACGGCGAGGACGTCCTGGAGATGTCCGTCGACGAGCGCGCCCGTGCCGGCGTCTTCCTCGCCATGCAGTACCCCGTCGAGGTGCCCGGCGTCTCGGTCTCCAACTTCCTGCGCACCTCCGCCACCGCCATCCGCGGCGAGGCCCCCAAGCTGCGCACCTGGGTGAAGGAGGTCAAGGGAGCCATGGAGCGCCTGAACATGGACCCCGCCTTCGCCGAGCGCAACGTCAACGAGGGCTTCTCCGGCGGTGAGAAGAAGCGCCACGAGATCCTCCAGCTGGAGCTCCTCAAGCCGAAGATCGCGATCCTCGACGAGACCGACTCCGGCCTGGACGTCGACGCCCTGCGCCAGGTCTCCGAGGGCGTCAACCGCGTCCGCGAGACCGGTGAGGTCGGCACCCTGCTGATCACGCACTACACGCGCATCCTGCGCTACATCAAGCCGGACTTCGTCCACGTCTTCTCGGGCGGCCGCATCGTGGAGTCCGGCGGCGCCGAGCTCGCCGACAAGCTCGAGGCCGAGGGCTACGAGGCCTACCAGACGAAGGGCGGCGTCAGCGCGTGA